One Vallitalea pronyensis genomic region harbors:
- a CDS encoding beta-galactosidase domain 4-containing protein: MKKILDNTSIQSAEPKQDYQADMEEQAIYISHYNIRCVALNTAYSHVHMSVDAIMINQLSGIQPIKVELWKLDPVESLLTDTRMVLTGSHSYKINLQTELDDVERWSSHKPQCYTFKMVIKDEGNTVLSERFFTYGFRFIHIQDHKLYINGHITRIHAIHYNHQAHEAGNQDSHQQFMKVIQTCKQYNINTIFLDEDHETDALCTLCDQYGLYVIKSLGRESNVQEMSDEDRCEQENEIAKTIFQYKNNPSIIMWSLTSENDDVTKVIRHVKVADHSRPIYMDQVNIPYDDHMIQLKKIMSHDDTTWHEDKMDRYAGSIIGSYWPEHQEQEPLSGTSIVDHSHHPTSFAYEIKKHYECIQICPQDIIRGIFVIKNIGDADELKAYTLNWEILEDGMVIKKGELQDITLPLQEEMETQIDYDMQHILENAWYHMNINLVTKEDTWWVPKDHVSAWAQYRIPYKIPGKKKKTVMKNLRVRNRKLKVEVAGDNFEVLIDKLKGHIRSAEFDKLEYLLAPMRLYVAYQGERLEPTKVKEVRVHEESGVASIKIIRRCPPLRGQIITTYTIEADGSIMMMHRVRSSNKDIQVGMVLEIPGQFNDFSWFGKGPHNTKSGQNSGAKEGLYYCKLEEVHDVQYKSGIRWAALTDGDGEGMLIESCRNIPLVIESKRCDVEGHLLQQSLKKVEQKVVVDVMCSHEAKQHIFDTHRSDEEVYAWTIKRII; encoded by the coding sequence GTGAAGAAAATATTGGATAATACAAGTATACAATCAGCAGAGCCGAAGCAGGATTATCAAGCAGACATGGAAGAACAAGCCATCTACATCAGTCATTATAATATTCGTTGTGTAGCCCTCAATACGGCCTATTCCCATGTGCATATGAGTGTTGATGCGATTATGATAAATCAGCTATCAGGGATACAGCCCATTAAAGTTGAACTATGGAAGTTAGACCCTGTAGAGAGCTTGTTAACAGATACACGTATGGTTTTAACAGGCAGCCATTCATATAAAATCAATTTGCAAACAGAGTTGGATGATGTGGAGCGTTGGTCCAGCCATAAGCCCCAATGCTACACATTTAAGATGGTGATAAAAGATGAGGGTAATACCGTCTTATCGGAACGATTTTTTACATATGGCTTTCGGTTTATACATATACAAGATCATAAGTTATACATCAATGGGCATATCACAAGGATTCATGCCATACATTATAATCATCAAGCCCATGAAGCAGGCAACCAAGATTCTCATCAACAGTTTATGAAAGTTATTCAAACGTGCAAACAGTATAATATTAACACAATTTTTTTAGATGAAGACCATGAAACGGATGCGTTATGTACCCTATGCGATCAATATGGTTTGTATGTCATTAAGAGCTTGGGTAGGGAAAGTAACGTACAAGAGATGAGTGATGAGGATAGATGTGAGCAAGAAAATGAAATAGCCAAAACAATATTTCAATATAAAAACAATCCATCCATCATCATGTGGTCCCTTACAAGTGAAAACGATGATGTGACAAAAGTAATAAGGCATGTAAAGGTAGCTGACCATTCTCGACCCATCTATATGGATCAGGTAAACATACCTTATGATGACCATATGATACAGTTGAAGAAAATCATGTCTCATGATGATACCACATGGCATGAAGATAAGATGGATAGATATGCAGGGAGTATAATCGGTAGTTATTGGCCTGAACATCAAGAACAGGAACCACTTTCTGGCACCAGTATCGTAGATCATAGCCATCATCCTACGTCCTTTGCCTATGAAATTAAAAAGCACTATGAATGCATTCAGATATGTCCTCAAGACATTATTAGAGGGATTTTTGTGATAAAAAATATAGGTGATGCTGACGAACTGAAGGCATATACCCTTAATTGGGAAATACTAGAGGATGGTATGGTCATTAAGAAAGGTGAACTACAAGATATTACCTTACCTTTGCAAGAAGAGATGGAAACCCAGATTGATTATGATATGCAACACATATTAGAAAATGCGTGGTATCATATGAATATTAATCTGGTGACAAAAGAAGATACATGGTGGGTGCCCAAAGATCACGTATCAGCATGGGCACAATACCGAATTCCCTATAAGATTCCAGGTAAAAAGAAAAAAACAGTGATGAAAAATCTCCGGGTACGCAATCGAAAACTGAAAGTTGAAGTGGCTGGTGATAATTTTGAAGTCCTTATTGATAAATTAAAAGGACATATACGCTCTGCTGAATTTGATAAACTGGAATATTTGCTAGCGCCCATGCGGTTATATGTGGCCTATCAAGGTGAACGATTAGAGCCCACAAAAGTTAAAGAAGTACGTGTCCATGAGGAAAGTGGTGTAGCATCTATTAAAATTATCAGAAGGTGCCCCCCTCTAAGAGGTCAGATTATAACCACTTATACCATTGAGGCAGATGGGTCCATCATGATGATGCATCGAGTGCGCTCATCCAATAAAGATATTCAAGTGGGTATGGTCCTTGAAATTCCAGGTCAGTTTAATGATTTTTCTTGGTTTGGTAAAGGTCCACATAATACCAAGTCGGGTCAAAATAGTGGTGCAAAAGAAGGTTTATATTACTGTAAGTTAGAAGAAGTTCATGATGTACAATACAAATCGGGTATAAGGTGGGCTGCTCTTACAGATGGTGATGGTGAAGGGATGCTTATTGAAAGTTGTAGAAATATTCCTCTGGTTATAGAAAGCAAGCGATGTGATGTGGAAGGACATCTGTTGCAGCAATCGTTGAAAAAGGTAGAGCAAAAGGTTGTCGTGGATGTGATGTGCAGCCATGAGGCAAAACAACATATTTTTGATACCCATCGGTCTGATGAAGAGGTATATGCATGGACCATAAAAAGAATTATATAA
- a CDS encoding mechanosensitive ion channel family protein codes for MNESLVSMVSENIILWSLVKGIIIVVVTMIVLSSGQMMINRYFDMMSKHKKNMNKIITIKKVSNNIFKVIIIFVAVTMFLNSVLGIDTTSIITVAGVSGIAVGFASQNIVKDLIMGMMLLMEDHITIGDVIKVNAYKGVVEDLNLRSITLRDEEDVLHIIPNNIIKDFSNYSKPKENKEEVIHE; via the coding sequence ATGAATGAAAGTTTAGTAAGTATGGTTTCAGAAAATATAATTTTATGGTCTCTCGTCAAAGGTATTATCATTGTCGTTGTTACCATGATTGTACTAAGCAGTGGACAAATGATGATTAATCGCTATTTTGATATGATGTCAAAGCATAAGAAAAACATGAATAAAATCATAACCATTAAAAAAGTAAGCAACAACATCTTTAAAGTCATTATCATCTTTGTAGCTGTAACCATGTTTCTAAATAGTGTTCTTGGTATTGATACCACGTCAATCATTACAGTAGCAGGGGTGAGTGGTATTGCCGTTGGATTCGCTAGTCAAAACATTGTAAAAGACCTGATTATGGGTATGATGTTATTAATGGAAGATCATATCACCATCGGTGACGTGATTAAAGTCAATGCTTACAAAGGTGTGGTAGAAGACTTGAATCTAAGGTCTATTACCTTACGGGATGAAGAAGATGTTCTACATATTATTCCTAACAATATCATAAAAGATTTTTCTAATTATTCCAAACCAAAGGAGAATAAGGAAGAAGTCATACATGAATAA
- the upp gene encoding uracil phosphoribosyltransferase: protein MYDNVKLLEHPLLQHKLTLLRDKNTGSKDFRELVKEVAMLMGYEVTRNLPLKETTIETPICKTKSHIISGKTLAIVPILRAGLGMVDGMLGLLPTAKVGHIGLYRNEETLEPVEYYCKLPKDIEKRTVIITEPMLATGGSVVAAVKLLKSYGVKDIKIMCLVTSKPGIDEVVAHHPDVQIYTTAIDEKLNEIGYITPGLGDAGDRIFGTK from the coding sequence ATGTACGATAATGTAAAATTATTAGAACATCCATTGCTTCAACACAAGTTAACCCTATTACGTGATAAAAACACAGGTTCCAAAGATTTCCGTGAACTTGTGAAAGAAGTTGCCATGTTAATGGGATATGAGGTGACACGCAATCTACCTTTAAAAGAAACAACTATTGAAACACCCATATGTAAAACCAAGTCACATATTATTTCTGGTAAAACCCTTGCCATTGTTCCTATATTACGTGCTGGGCTTGGTATGGTAGATGGTATGTTAGGTTTATTACCAACTGCAAAAGTAGGTCATATTGGTTTATATAGAAATGAAGAAACCCTTGAACCTGTAGAATACTATTGTAAACTACCAAAAGATATCGAAAAGAGAACCGTCATTATTACAGAGCCTATGCTGGCTACAGGTGGTTCTGTTGTTGCCGCTGTTAAGTTATTAAAATCATATGGTGTAAAAGACATTAAAATCATGTGCCTTGTTACTTCCAAACCTGGTATAGATGAAGTTGTGGCGCATCATCCAGATGTACAAATCTATACAACAGCTATTGATGAAAAGTTAAACGAAATTGGCTATATTACACCTGGCTTAGGTGACGCAGGTGACCGTATCTTCGGTACAAAATAA
- a CDS encoding C40 family peptidase: MKKRGIGKFTFGLLGSLLLTTNIYASSVGVVNVENLNVRSGPSTSSSIIDYVHLGDVIEILSTKDEWHKIHMDNKSDAYVHSQYVEVKDTQSSLVSSEEANLFDGPNVMAGIIGTLKNGQSVKVLYAVDDWYYVETEQGKGYIHYKTLSATKSPETVTLTQASNPQEIKKRYAVVTTSILNVRHEPSTSSKKIDKVYQNNAFEIISELEDWVSIKTANGSTGYLHKDYVSISDEVPTITETSDLRQQVVNYALQFKGNRYVYGGNSLTKGVDCSGFAQQVMKKFGISISRTSRSQINDGQRISKSDLLPGDLVFFGYNGRINHVAIYMGNNMIIHANNPESGIIVNALNDRRMATYIGATRVIK, translated from the coding sequence ATGAAGAAACGCGGTATTGGTAAGTTTACCTTTGGTTTATTAGGAAGTCTGTTACTAACAACGAACATCTATGCAAGTTCAGTGGGTGTTGTTAATGTGGAAAATCTTAATGTTAGAAGTGGTCCAAGTACATCCAGTTCTATCATTGATTATGTCCATTTGGGTGATGTGATTGAAATTCTTTCAACCAAAGATGAGTGGCATAAAATTCATATGGATAATAAATCAGATGCCTATGTACATAGTCAATATGTGGAAGTAAAAGATACACAATCATCTCTTGTTTCCAGTGAAGAAGCTAATTTATTTGATGGTCCAAATGTCATGGCTGGCATTATTGGTACATTAAAAAATGGACAATCTGTAAAAGTACTCTACGCGGTTGATGATTGGTATTACGTGGAAACGGAACAAGGTAAAGGCTATATCCATTATAAGACTTTATCTGCTACGAAATCACCTGAAACTGTGACACTGACCCAAGCTTCTAACCCTCAAGAGATTAAAAAAAGATATGCCGTAGTCACAACAAGTATACTGAATGTTAGACATGAACCATCAACAAGTTCTAAAAAGATTGATAAAGTATATCAAAATAATGCTTTTGAAATTATCAGCGAACTTGAAGATTGGGTATCCATAAAAACTGCAAACGGCTCAACTGGTTATTTGCATAAAGATTATGTCTCAATCTCAGACGAGGTTCCAACCATTACAGAAACGTCTGACTTAAGGCAGCAAGTTGTGAACTACGCGCTACAATTTAAAGGTAATCGTTATGTATACGGCGGAAACAGTTTGACTAAAGGTGTTGATTGCTCAGGATTTGCACAACAAGTCATGAAGAAATTTGGTATATCCATTAGTCGAACATCCCGTTCTCAAATTAACGATGGGCAACGTATATCTAAGAGCGACTTATTACCTGGTGACCTTGTATTCTTTGGCTATAATGGACGCATTAATCATGTAGCAATTTATATGGGCAATAACATGATTATTCATGCCAATAACCCTGAATCAGGTATTATTGTTAATGCACTGAATGATCGAAGAATGGCTACTTATATCGGTGCTACAAGAGTTATTAAATAA
- the trxB gene encoding thioredoxin-disulfide reductase → MSEIYDLVIIGSGPSGMAAAIYAQRAMLKTVVLEKGIPGGQVVNTYEVDNYPGIPDITGFELSTKMREHAEKLGIAIQTEEVMDLQLDDPVKKIITSTGGYQAKTIILATGARWKKLGVTGEEAFTGRGVSYCATCDGAFFRNLTVAVVGGGDVAVEDAIFLSRMCKKVYLLHRRDELRAVKILQEQLFKQENVEILWHTEMKEVAGGAQVEKIMVYNNKTEETYELPVDGVFVGIGTEPNSRLAIDKVTCDDRGYVITGESCETSVKGVFAAGDVRQKTLRQIVTAAADGAISVYGAERHILENF, encoded by the coding sequence ATGTCGGAGATTTATGATTTAGTCATTATTGGTTCAGGACCATCAGGCATGGCAGCAGCTATATATGCCCAAAGAGCCATGTTAAAGACTGTTGTTCTAGAAAAAGGAATACCTGGCGGACAGGTTGTAAATACCTATGAAGTGGACAATTATCCAGGCATTCCAGATATAACGGGATTTGAACTCAGCACCAAAATGCGTGAGCATGCAGAGAAATTAGGTATTGCTATTCAAACAGAAGAAGTCATGGACTTACAATTAGATGATCCTGTCAAGAAAATTATCACATCCACAGGGGGTTACCAAGCCAAAACCATTATTTTAGCAACAGGTGCCCGCTGGAAAAAGCTTGGTGTCACTGGTGAAGAAGCTTTTACAGGTCGTGGTGTATCTTATTGCGCCACATGTGATGGTGCTTTCTTTAGGAACCTCACAGTAGCTGTCGTTGGTGGTGGTGATGTAGCTGTTGAAGATGCAATTTTCTTATCACGTATGTGTAAAAAAGTCTATTTACTCCATCGTCGCGATGAATTACGTGCTGTTAAAATATTGCAAGAACAGTTATTTAAGCAAGAGAACGTTGAAATTCTTTGGCATACAGAGATGAAAGAAGTTGCTGGTGGTGCCCAAGTAGAGAAAATTATGGTCTACAACAACAAAACAGAAGAGACATATGAGCTTCCTGTGGATGGTGTCTTTGTCGGTATTGGAACAGAGCCTAATTCCAGGTTAGCTATTGATAAAGTGACCTGCGATGATAGAGGTTATGTTATCACAGGTGAAAGCTGTGAAACAAGTGTCAAAGGCGTATTCGCAGCAGGTGATGTGAGGCAAAAAACACTGCGTCAGATTGTAACAGCAGCTGCAGATGGGGCTATATCTGTTTATGGAGCAGAGCGTCATATATTAGAAAATTTTTAG
- a CDS encoding tetratricopeptide repeat protein has product MKARPNMKQYHIDNYIVLGKKYFEEDNLDQALFYFNKAYQLGRFKDIDLMLDMAIIYDERNEFHKAFNMYQEIIACDESEARAYYGIAILYDHQDKFNEAIRYYQKAIACDPYYVKAYFFLAYAYDSVGEEDKAIENYEKVLALDPDDFWSLVNLGAIHENRDNIEEAITLMERALTIDEGHHMALFNMGVLLSKQQKIHAAKAYYQKTIKITKNYPYAYLNLGVIYRDEGRYDKAISVFTEGIMHNQEAVFLYYNRGCCYLKVDRIEAAEQDIINVLKKYPKMADYVQNDRELQELIHYSDVIKNILEQSEVI; this is encoded by the coding sequence ATGAAAGCGAGACCAAACATGAAACAATACCATATTGACAATTACATCGTATTAGGTAAGAAATACTTTGAAGAAGATAATCTGGACCAAGCACTCTTTTATTTTAATAAAGCTTACCAATTGGGACGATTCAAAGACATTGATTTAATGCTGGATATGGCGATTATCTATGATGAACGCAATGAATTTCACAAGGCTTTTAACATGTATCAAGAAATTATTGCCTGTGACGAATCAGAAGCAAGAGCTTACTATGGTATAGCCATACTCTATGACCATCAAGATAAGTTCAACGAAGCCATAAGGTATTATCAAAAAGCCATAGCCTGTGACCCCTATTACGTTAAGGCTTATTTTTTCCTTGCCTATGCCTATGATAGTGTGGGAGAGGAAGACAAAGCAATAGAAAATTATGAAAAAGTCTTGGCACTCGATCCGGATGATTTTTGGTCCCTTGTTAACCTGGGTGCCATCCATGAAAATCGTGATAACATCGAAGAAGCCATAACGCTTATGGAAAGGGCATTGACCATTGATGAGGGACATCATATGGCTCTTTTTAACATGGGTGTCCTCTTATCCAAGCAGCAAAAAATACATGCAGCCAAAGCCTATTATCAGAAGACCATTAAGATAACAAAAAACTATCCCTATGCCTATCTTAATTTAGGTGTTATTTATCGAGACGAAGGTCGTTATGATAAGGCAATTAGCGTATTTACTGAAGGGATTATGCATAACCAAGAAGCTGTATTCTTATACTATAACCGAGGATGCTGTTATTTGAAGGTTGATCGTATAGAAGCAGCAGAGCAAGATATTATTAATGTGTTAAAAAAATACCCAAAGATGGCAGATTATGTACAGAATGATCGTGAACTTCAGGAACTAATCCACTACTCAGATGTGATTAAAAACATATTAGAACAGAGTGAAGTGATTTAG
- a CDS encoding GAF domain-containing protein, whose translation MAYEKMLDKILEQHKQNEDISKKVYRYTGLVHAIEFFSQKFNLGHVEDYIYAFTNELLLPDQIALFVKKGAKYKLKHVHGYEQSDCIFYDDKSYDELIYYHSGLLTNEKIEDYFPKEVLENYPALIAIPLIMDRDLYGIIFLNRLQDTFADDDFIIANALMNLYAAALTNHKNYDDLLDMSKQLNEKLFNLFAINHSSKALLSQLDLSTLYELSISAFSELTQSSFTTFFLYDELTESYRLMSLKDVYNSKLIMFINLYPTRPIDDIQVGTLTDMNDLDQRQAFFKLFKKANEKLQDIKAQYIVSIKKDQRLIGFVTLGPKTNNNPYEKSIFELIESLASSTYIAISNARNFHQIMKQKEVMNNKLNRIVQLNVLMKHINGAKSSDQLLELTLSTMSVLFGVTSGFIALYHQEENTLTIQESIHINGDLKTIPMVQDFEPLKKGENIIYNSEADVERIFPSHVVEAFEGNYSGAIMVPIFVEDNELKLLGVIGILAIRDKILGDEENITTLEFIASHIASVLYQFYTLQQVIDQYKPDYQVLLLQDLKKGIVEAKEFKMAFKVVHICLSQTYQFQRVSLDELGALYKRIYPVDNANIFVFACDQHPIQNISHVLGDDVIYRQYELGRDFNTVDEFLQHFNEA comes from the coding sequence ATGGCTTATGAAAAAATGTTAGATAAAATATTAGAACAGCATAAACAAAATGAAGATATAAGTAAAAAAGTATATCGTTATACAGGATTGGTTCATGCTATCGAATTTTTTTCCCAAAAATTTAACTTAGGTCATGTAGAAGATTACATCTATGCATTTACCAATGAATTATTACTACCTGATCAAATAGCACTTTTTGTAAAAAAAGGTGCAAAGTATAAATTAAAACATGTTCATGGATATGAGCAAAGTGATTGTATCTTCTACGATGATAAGTCTTATGATGAGCTCATTTACTATCATAGTGGCTTATTGACCAATGAAAAGATTGAAGACTATTTTCCAAAAGAGGTATTGGAAAATTACCCTGCCCTAATAGCCATTCCTCTTATTATGGACCGTGATTTGTATGGTATTATCTTTCTCAATCGGCTGCAAGATACATTTGCTGATGATGATTTTATTATTGCTAATGCGTTAATGAATCTATACGCTGCCGCTTTAACGAACCATAAAAATTACGATGATCTATTGGATATGAGCAAGCAATTAAATGAAAAATTGTTTAATCTATTTGCAATCAATCATTCATCAAAGGCGCTCCTTAGCCAATTGGATTTAAGCACATTATACGAGTTATCCATCAGTGCCTTTTCAGAACTGACACAAAGTAGTTTTACTACTTTTTTCTTATATGATGAACTAACAGAAAGCTACCGTTTAATGAGTCTGAAAGATGTCTATAATTCAAAACTAATCATGTTCATTAATCTATATCCGACACGCCCTATAGATGATATCCAGGTTGGGACATTAACAGACATGAATGATTTAGACCAACGGCAGGCTTTTTTTAAGTTATTTAAAAAAGCGAATGAGAAACTTCAAGATATAAAAGCCCAATATATTGTATCCATTAAAAAAGATCAACGCCTAATTGGGTTTGTGACACTCGGTCCCAAGACCAATAATAATCCTTATGAAAAGAGTATATTTGAACTCATAGAAAGCCTTGCTTCATCAACCTATATTGCCATATCGAATGCTAGAAATTTTCATCAAATAATGAAGCAAAAAGAAGTGATGAACAATAAGCTAAATAGGATTGTTCAACTCAATGTGCTCATGAAGCATATTAATGGGGCCAAGAGCAGTGATCAGCTTCTTGAATTGACCCTCAGTACAATGAGTGTGTTATTCGGTGTGACAAGTGGTTTTATTGCCTTGTATCATCAAGAAGAAAACACACTTACTATACAAGAATCCATCCATATTAACGGGGATCTAAAGACAATACCCATGGTGCAAGATTTCGAACCCCTTAAAAAAGGTGAAAATATCATCTATAACAGTGAGGCAGATGTGGAACGTATATTTCCTTCTCATGTGGTGGAAGCCTTTGAGGGCAATTATAGCGGTGCCATCATGGTGCCAATATTTGTCGAAGATAATGAGTTGAAACTTCTAGGGGTTATTGGTATACTAGCAATTAGAGATAAAATATTAGGTGATGAAGAAAATATAACGACCCTTGAATTTATCGCTAGTCATATTGCATCGGTACTTTATCAATTTTATACCTTACAGCAAGTTATTGATCAGTACAAACCTGACTATCAAGTATTATTATTACAAGATTTGAAAAAAGGCATCGTTGAAGCAAAAGAGTTTAAAATGGCGTTTAAGGTTGTACATATTTGTTTGAGTCAAACATATCAATTTCAGAGGGTGTCTCTGGATGAATTAGGGGCATTGTATAAAAGAATATATCCTGTGGATAATGCCAATATATTTGTTTTTGCCTGTGACCAACATCCAATACAAAATATAAGTCATGTACTAGGTGATGATGTCATCTATCGTCAATATGAACTAGGTAGGGATTTTAATACAGTGGACGAATTTCTACAGCATTTTAATGAAGCCTAG
- a CDS encoding DUF342 domain-containing protein — MFSQVIFSNEYLELIEKEERYYVRVFEKGFNMKDFTAIMLEYPRINLTHFGALGSAIALASGKIISIGIKKPLVEVSVSKDRLKGYVVINMTQQAFDSKDKSELVQYIMEAIDQSKIVYGIDVHDIINDIEPLKKIQVAEGVLPVRGEDAQVKLYEVEDVKPQMIEDETVNHYELNLINKVEKGAWLGERIEPKPGVPGKTVWGEVIPAQAGRQVQLEYDKKTVTQKYDEEEDKTFLYAKRTGAVIYQNNVIGVCNFLEIDGSVSFKTGNIDFDGMVEIKKTIEDNFIVRADHDIQVMGDMGVGSVDTIESRDGNIYIRGGIAGKNKAKIKCNGDLYTKFASECTIECDGTVNIGSYAINCDIKAKEVILESYKSRIIGGTIEADIKVQAGEIGNRTESYTKIQINGFNRKKIKEEYDTILLTISKVKEKINHIKQKLSIYSVGHLNQDQKQQYEKLSEEFEYFKKNLKLLYNKQKKYVSYLHAKGEGELKVSSCLYPNVSITIKSHTKHNSKYVKFPISYYVINNELIKA; from the coding sequence GTGTTTAGTCAGGTAATATTTTCGAATGAATACTTAGAACTTATAGAGAAAGAAGAACGGTATTATGTCAGGGTTTTTGAAAAAGGATTTAACATGAAAGATTTTACGGCGATCATGTTAGAATATCCAAGAATTAACCTGACCCATTTTGGTGCCTTGGGTTCTGCAATTGCGTTAGCATCTGGAAAAATTATTAGCATCGGTATAAAAAAGCCTTTGGTTGAGGTATCTGTTAGTAAAGACCGTTTAAAAGGTTATGTTGTCATTAACATGACTCAACAAGCATTTGATTCAAAGGACAAATCTGAACTGGTACAGTACATTATGGAAGCTATAGATCAATCTAAGATTGTATATGGTATTGATGTTCATGATATTATCAATGACATAGAGCCGTTAAAAAAGATACAGGTAGCTGAAGGCGTACTACCAGTACGTGGCGAAGATGCGCAAGTTAAGCTCTATGAGGTTGAAGATGTCAAACCTCAGATGATAGAAGACGAAACAGTCAATCATTATGAACTGAATCTCATTAATAAGGTAGAAAAAGGTGCATGGTTAGGTGAACGTATTGAACCAAAGCCAGGTGTACCTGGTAAGACTGTGTGGGGAGAGGTTATACCTGCCCAAGCAGGAAGGCAAGTGCAACTTGAGTACGATAAGAAAACAGTTACTCAGAAATACGATGAAGAAGAGGACAAAACGTTTTTATATGCCAAGAGGACAGGTGCCGTTATTTACCAAAATAATGTCATTGGCGTTTGTAATTTCTTAGAGATAGATGGTAGTGTTTCTTTCAAAACAGGAAACATTGATTTTGATGGGATGGTTGAAATCAAAAAAACCATTGAAGATAATTTCATCGTACGAGCGGATCACGATATCCAAGTTATGGGCGATATGGGTGTAGGTAGTGTGGATACCATTGAAAGCCGTGATGGCAATATCTATATCCGTGGTGGTATTGCTGGTAAAAATAAAGCGAAGATTAAGTGTAATGGCGATTTATATACGAAGTTTGCATCAGAATGTACCATTGAATGTGATGGAACCGTTAACATAGGGTCCTATGCCATTAACTGCGATATAAAAGCTAAAGAAGTCATTTTAGAATCCTATAAAAGTCGTATTATTGGTGGTACCATTGAAGCGGATATAAAAGTTCAAGCTGGCGAGATTGGCAATCGTACAGAATCGTATACGAAAATCCAGATTAATGGTTTTAACCGTAAGAAAATTAAAGAAGAATATGACACGATTTTATTAACCATTAGCAAAGTTAAAGAGAAAATAAATCATATCAAACAAAAGTTATCCATCTATTCTGTAGGGCATTTGAACCAAGATCAAAAACAACAATATGAAAAACTAAGTGAGGAATTTGAATACTTTAAAAAGAATTTAAAGCTACTATATAATAAGCAAAAAAAATATGTGTCTTATTTACATGCTAAGGGTGAAGGAGAACTTAAGGTGAGCAGTTGCTTATATCCCAATGTCTCCATTACCATTAAATCCCATACAAAGCATAATAGTAAGTATGTCAAATTTCCCATCTCCTATTATGTCATAAACAATGAATTGATTAAGGCATAG